The Caballeronia sp. SL2Y3 genome includes a window with the following:
- the rimP gene encoding ribosome maturation factor RimP, giving the protein MQLTELIETTVSSLGYELVDLERSGGGMLRIYIDQPAGIAIEDCEKVTRQLQYVLEVENVDYDRLEVSSPGLDRPLKKLADFERFAGNEAVITLKKPLDGRKSFRGVLHAPEGDKIGLEFEGKDGAAMLDFTLADLDKARLVPKVDFRSRKQ; this is encoded by the coding sequence GTGCAACTGACGGAACTGATTGAAACCACGGTCTCGAGCCTGGGCTACGAGCTTGTCGATCTCGAACGTTCGGGAGGCGGCATGCTGCGTATTTATATCGACCAGCCGGCCGGTATCGCCATCGAAGACTGCGAGAAAGTCACGCGTCAGCTTCAGTATGTGCTCGAAGTCGAAAACGTCGATTACGACCGCCTCGAAGTCTCGTCGCCGGGGCTCGACCGCCCGCTCAAGAAGCTGGCCGACTTCGAGCGTTTCGCCGGCAACGAAGCCGTCATCACATTGAAAAAGCCGCTGGACGGGCGCAAGTCGTTCCGCGGCGTTCTGCACGCCCCCGAGGGCGACAAGATCGGTTTGGAATTCGAAGGGAAGGACGGCGCCGCGATGCTCGATTTCACGCTCGCGGACCTCGATAAAGCACGTCTCGTCCCCAAAGTTGACTTTAGGAGCCGCAAACAATGA
- the rluB gene encoding 23S rRNA pseudouridine(2605) synthase RluB, giving the protein MTHSHDSDSPESARPVHGADAHESADAGELTRTDESAEGDDRPRRGLRRGPRSLIARRRAVAKTKGADGAPDAATEASPSEGAPAEQARAPRKEAGAKAPRKPAAKRDPKRDTAEGQPNAARQGGRKRGRRDDGEVAVEASGEVAAAAPREGAQRKNPPQKRERQPRNGKRNDAGPATVESAASAAVDDVFAYVTSPAFDADNGSGGVRAPMLRRGRNAPQQKRVLEPDDDAPKLHKVLADAGMGSRRDMEELIIAGRVSVNGEPAHIGQRIMPTDQVRINGKPLKRKLASKPPRILLYHKPTGEIVSHADPEGRPSVFDKLPSMKTAKWLAVGRLDFNTEGLLLLTTSGDLANRFMHPRYSVEREYAVRVVGQLSEAMKQKLLKGVELDDGPANFLRIQDGGGEGTNHWYHVALAEGRNREVRRMFEAAGLMVSRLIRTRHGPIALPRGLKRGRWEELEDNQVRSLMAAVGLKAPTAEKGGRSAAPRVQPDPMQTSMGFITREPVLSSHLRAAQTPARGGRRGGAGGLPGAFGASGLGSMGGFGGNTGNTGNAGGPGRRGGREPNGNRIGNEPNGNRANGGRSGQRNARGQGPQGMSGPAKRPAGGNGPRGNRQGGGQQGAGQGKPGAGRGPRNRTRGR; this is encoded by the coding sequence TTGACACACTCCCACGACAGCGATTCGCCCGAATCCGCGCGCCCCGTGCATGGCGCGGACGCCCATGAGTCGGCCGATGCCGGCGAACTCACGCGCACCGACGAAAGCGCAGAAGGCGACGATCGTCCGCGCCGCGGCCTGCGCCGCGGTCCGCGCAGTCTGATCGCACGCCGCCGGGCTGTCGCCAAAACGAAGGGCGCGGATGGCGCGCCGGACGCAGCGACGGAAGCGTCGCCGTCGGAGGGCGCCCCTGCCGAGCAGGCGCGTGCGCCGCGCAAGGAAGCGGGCGCGAAGGCGCCGCGAAAACCGGCAGCCAAGCGAGACCCGAAGCGCGACACTGCGGAAGGCCAGCCGAACGCCGCGCGGCAAGGCGGCCGCAAGCGTGGGCGTCGCGATGACGGAGAAGTTGCCGTGGAAGCGTCTGGCGAAGTCGCAGCGGCCGCGCCGCGCGAGGGCGCGCAGCGCAAGAATCCGCCACAGAAACGTGAACGGCAGCCGCGCAACGGCAAGCGCAACGATGCAGGACCGGCGACAGTCGAGAGCGCGGCGTCCGCCGCCGTCGACGACGTCTTCGCGTACGTCACGTCCCCGGCATTCGACGCGGACAACGGCTCGGGGGGCGTGCGCGCGCCGATGCTGCGCCGTGGCCGCAACGCGCCCCAGCAAAAGCGCGTGCTGGAACCGGACGACGACGCCCCGAAGCTGCACAAGGTGCTGGCCGACGCCGGCATGGGCTCGCGGCGCGACATGGAGGAACTGATCATCGCGGGGCGCGTGTCGGTGAACGGCGAGCCGGCGCACATCGGGCAGCGCATCATGCCGACCGACCAGGTGCGCATCAACGGCAAGCCGCTCAAGCGCAAGCTCGCGAGCAAGCCGCCGCGCATTCTGCTGTATCACAAGCCGACGGGCGAGATCGTCAGTCACGCAGACCCGGAAGGCCGTCCGTCCGTGTTCGACAAACTCCCGTCGATGAAGACCGCGAAGTGGCTCGCGGTCGGGCGGCTCGACTTCAACACGGAAGGGCTCCTGCTGCTCACAACGTCCGGCGATCTCGCAAACCGGTTCATGCACCCGCGCTATAGCGTCGAGCGTGAATATGCGGTGCGCGTCGTCGGTCAGTTGTCCGAGGCGATGAAGCAGAAGCTGCTAAAAGGCGTGGAGCTCGACGACGGCCCCGCCAACTTCCTGCGCATCCAGGACGGCGGCGGCGAAGGCACGAACCATTGGTATCACGTCGCGCTGGCCGAGGGCCGCAATCGCGAAGTGCGCCGCATGTTCGAGGCGGCCGGGCTCATGGTCAGCCGCCTGATCCGCACGCGCCACGGTCCGATCGCGTTGCCGCGCGGTCTCAAGCGTGGCCGGTGGGAAGAGCTGGAAGACAACCAGGTGCGCAGCCTGATGGCGGCAGTCGGCCTGAAGGCGCCGACCGCCGAGAAGGGCGGGCGCAGCGCCGCGCCGCGCGTTCAGCCCGATCCGATGCAGACGTCGATGGGCTTCATCACGCGCGAGCCGGTCTTGAGCTCGCACTTGCGCGCGGCGCAGACGCCGGCGCGCGGCGGTCGGCGCGGCGGCGCGGGCGGGCTTCCCGGCGCGTTCGGCGCGAGCGGGCTGGGCAGCATGGGCGGCTTCGGCGGCAACACGGGCAATACCGGCAACGCCGGAGGCCCGGGTCGACGAGGTGGCCGCGAGCCGAACGGCAACCGCATCGGCAACGAGCCGAATGGCAATCGCGCGAACGGCGGCCGCTCGGGTCAGCGCAATGCGCGCGGACAGGGTCCACAAGGCATGAGTGGGCCGGCCAAGCGTCCGGCGGGCGGCAACGGCCCGCGCGGCAATCGTCAGGGCGGCGGGCAACAAGGCGCGGGACAAGGCAAGCCCGGCGCCGGACGCGGCCCGCGCAACCGCACGCGCGGACGTTGA
- the scpB gene encoding SMC-Scp complex subunit ScpB produces the protein MNTQEAKIVLETALICAQEPLRVSELRKLFAEDISADTVRTLLERLQADWSGRGVELVALASGWRFQSKPAMRTYLDRLNPEKPPKYSRAVLETLAIIAYRQPVTRGDIEEIRGVTVNTQVVKQLEDRGWIEVIGHRDVPGRPALYATTKQFLDDLGLTALDELPALDNPSAQFEASLLAQHSIDFPDGAAAQASAGENAVDDTTAVAHPEHVREAAMPDVTDTPDASPSDASEAGTLRASEETDGPVLTEVRLMPATDASDSEEAPALADAGDAGTHREHDATDARRSSGVERNDADLNGGDSDEEPKARRA, from the coding sequence ATGAATACCCAAGAGGCGAAAATCGTCCTCGAGACTGCTTTGATCTGCGCGCAGGAACCGCTGCGGGTGAGTGAATTGCGCAAGCTCTTCGCCGAGGACATTTCGGCCGATACGGTGCGCACGCTGCTCGAAAGACTACAGGCTGATTGGTCGGGGCGCGGCGTCGAGCTGGTGGCGCTTGCGTCGGGATGGCGCTTTCAGAGCAAGCCCGCCATGCGGACTTATCTCGACCGGCTCAATCCCGAAAAGCCGCCGAAATATTCGCGGGCGGTGCTCGAAACGCTCGCCATTATTGCTTATCGGCAGCCGGTCACGCGCGGCGATATCGAAGAGATCCGCGGCGTGACGGTGAACACGCAGGTGGTGAAGCAACTGGAAGATCGCGGGTGGATCGAGGTCATCGGACATCGCGACGTGCCCGGCCGGCCCGCGCTGTACGCCACGACCAAGCAGTTTCTCGACGACCTCGGCCTGACCGCGCTCGACGAACTGCCGGCGCTGGACAATCCGTCGGCGCAGTTCGAGGCGTCGCTGCTCGCGCAGCATTCGATCGATTTTCCGGACGGCGCAGCCGCGCAGGCGTCTGCTGGCGAAAACGCGGTGGACGACACGACGGCTGTCGCGCATCCGGAGCATGTGCGCGAGGCCGCGATGCCTGACGTCACCGACACGCCGGACGCTTCGCCGAGCGATGCATCCGAGGCCGGAACGCTTCGTGCGAGCGAAGAGACGGACGGGCCCGTGTTGACCGAGGTCCGCCTGATGCCCGCGACCGATGCATCCGATTCAGAAGAAGCGCCTGCGTTGGCCGACGCAGGCGACGCTGGCACACATCGAGAACACGATGCGACCGACGCCCGCCGATCGAGCGGCGTCGAGCGGAACGACGCCGACCTGAACGGCGGCGACTCCGACGAAGAACCGAAGGCGCGCCGCGCCTGA
- a CDS encoding pyridoxal phosphate-dependent aminotransferase, with amino-acid sequence MSESEGAVIAELSGLTAQTHTGGAPNARDAVRALRPSQIREVANAGFGVPDVLPFWFGESDRVTPEFIRDAASRALADGATFYTHNLGIAPLRDALGRYVSALHGATPADHIAVTSAGVNALMLAAQLVAGAGDRVVAVTPLWPNLVEIPKILGATVETVSLTYGERGWTLDLDRLLAALTPSTRMLMINSPNNPTGWTMTRDEQRIVLDHCRRHGIWIVADEVYERLYYGPGANVAPSFLDLADRDERVIAVNSFSKAWLMTGWRLGWLVAPARLMDDLGKLVEYNTSCAPSFVQQAGIVAVEQGESFAQSLVADLRASRDHLVTALQSIEGVDVRAPDGAMYLFFSLPGAERSLELCKALVKEAGLGLAPGSAFGAEGEGFVRWCYACDPARLDEGVERLRRFLSDRGAK; translated from the coding sequence ATGAGTGAATCGGAAGGCGCGGTAATCGCTGAATTGAGCGGCTTGACGGCGCAGACGCACACGGGCGGCGCGCCAAACGCGCGCGACGCCGTGCGGGCGTTGCGTCCCTCGCAGATTCGCGAAGTCGCGAACGCCGGATTCGGCGTGCCGGACGTGCTGCCGTTCTGGTTCGGCGAATCGGACCGGGTCACGCCCGAATTCATCCGCGATGCGGCGAGCCGCGCGCTCGCCGACGGCGCGACGTTCTACACGCACAATCTCGGCATCGCGCCGCTGCGCGACGCGCTCGGCCGCTACGTCAGCGCGCTGCACGGCGCGACGCCCGCCGATCACATCGCGGTGACCAGCGCGGGCGTGAACGCGCTGATGCTTGCGGCGCAACTCGTCGCGGGCGCGGGCGACCGCGTGGTCGCGGTAACGCCGCTGTGGCCGAACCTCGTCGAGATTCCGAAGATTCTCGGCGCGACGGTCGAAACGGTCTCGCTGACTTACGGCGAGCGCGGATGGACGCTCGACCTCGACCGGCTGCTCGCCGCGCTCACGCCGTCCACGCGCATGCTGATGATCAACTCGCCGAACAACCCGACCGGCTGGACGATGACGCGCGACGAGCAGCGCATCGTGCTCGACCACTGCCGACGCCACGGCATCTGGATCGTGGCGGACGAGGTCTACGAGCGACTGTATTACGGTCCGGGCGCGAACGTGGCGCCGTCTTTCCTCGATCTCGCGGATCGCGACGAGCGCGTGATCGCGGTCAATTCGTTCTCGAAGGCGTGGCTCATGACCGGCTGGCGGCTCGGCTGGCTGGTCGCGCCCGCGCGCCTGATGGACGATCTCGGCAAGCTCGTCGAATACAACACGTCGTGCGCGCCGTCGTTCGTGCAGCAGGCGGGCATCGTCGCGGTGGAACAGGGCGAGTCGTTTGCGCAGTCGCTCGTCGCGGACCTGCGCGCGAGCCGCGATCATCTGGTGACCGCGTTGCAGAGTATCGAAGGCGTCGACGTGCGCGCCCCCGACGGTGCGATGTACCTGTTCTTCTCGCTGCCGGGTGCCGAGCGGAGCCTGGAACTCTGCAAGGCGCTGGTGAAAGAGGCGGGACTCGGGCTCGCGCCGGGCAGCGCATTCGGCGCGGAAGGCGAAGGCTTCGTGCGCTGGTGCTATGCCTGCGATCCGGCGCGCCTCGACGAAGGCGTCGAACGCCTGCGGCGCTTTTTGTCGGACCGAGGCGCTAAGTGA
- a CDS encoding LysR family transcriptional regulator gives MNVTLRQLRVFIEVSRLRSFSRAGAEIGLTQSAVSRSVRELESEIGLKLIDRTTREVQLTDVGVDLVGTVSRLLADLDEALREARDLGQQRRGRVIVAASPTIACRLMPRVIASCSRQFPLVTLSLRDDVQSDVLRKVKSGEVDFGVVIGPFAADDLHGEAVMTDSFCLVARRDHPLAHERAAPWEALAGERLVMLDYASGSRPIIDAVMQQHGVEAQVVQELGHSATVFGLVEAGVGVSVLPWLALPLPADSSLVALPLEPRAERTVELVRRRDRSLSPAAQSVWSLIAGLPRRAEEL, from the coding sequence CTGAACGTCACGTTGCGCCAACTGCGCGTTTTTATCGAAGTGTCGCGGCTGCGCAGCTTCAGCCGCGCCGGCGCCGAGATCGGCCTGACGCAGTCAGCGGTGAGCCGCTCCGTGCGCGAACTGGAGAGCGAAATCGGACTGAAGCTGATCGACCGGACCACGCGCGAAGTGCAGCTCACCGATGTCGGGGTGGATCTCGTCGGCACCGTGTCGCGGCTGCTCGCCGATCTGGACGAGGCGCTACGTGAAGCGCGCGATCTTGGGCAGCAGCGTCGCGGCCGGGTGATCGTCGCGGCGAGCCCGACGATCGCGTGCCGGCTGATGCCGCGCGTGATCGCGTCGTGCTCGCGGCAGTTTCCGCTCGTTACGCTCAGCCTGCGGGACGACGTCCAGTCGGACGTGCTGCGCAAGGTGAAGTCGGGCGAAGTGGATTTCGGCGTCGTGATCGGCCCGTTCGCAGCCGACGATCTGCACGGCGAAGCGGTGATGACCGATTCGTTCTGCCTCGTCGCGCGGCGCGATCATCCCCTCGCGCACGAACGCGCCGCGCCCTGGGAGGCCCTCGCGGGCGAGCGGCTCGTCATGCTGGACTACGCATCGGGCAGCCGGCCGATCATCGATGCCGTCATGCAGCAGCATGGTGTCGAAGCGCAGGTGGTGCAGGAGCTCGGTCATTCGGCGACCGTGTTCGGGCTGGTGGAAGCGGGCGTCGGCGTGAGCGTGCTGCCGTGGCTCGCGCTGCCGTTGCCGGCGGATTCGTCGCTCGTCGCGCTGCCGCTGGAGCCGCGCGCCGAACGCACGGTGGAACTGGTGCGGCGGCGCGATCGCTCGCTGTCGCCGGCGGCGCAGTCGGTGTGGTCGCTGATCGCAGGGCTGCCGCGACGCGCCGAAGAACTCTGA
- a CDS encoding transposase: MVLFDDLRDNEWALVEALFCSEPARSERRGRPRVEARSVVNAVLWVLSTGEGWSKLPGRYPSPPTCRRRFDEWQADGTLAEIVKRLSSNGREVSLRGRIGSSAVKPPAPPSRDRLRGAFWTNPESWRAPAKMA, from the coding sequence ATGGTGCTGTTCGACGATTTGAGAGATAACGAGTGGGCGCTGGTTGAGGCGTTGTTCTGTTCCGAGCCCGCGCGCAGCGAGCGGCGCGGCCGGCCGCGCGTCGAAGCGCGATCGGTGGTCAACGCCGTGTTGTGGGTTTTGTCGACGGGCGAAGGCTGGTCGAAGCTGCCGGGCCGTTATCCCTCGCCTCCGACCTGCCGCCGGCGCTTCGACGAATGGCAAGCCGACGGCACGCTCGCGGAAATCGTAAAGCGTCTGTCGAGCAACGGCCGCGAGGTGTCGCTGCGCGGGCGTATCGGTTCGAGCGCGGTGAAGCCGCCGGCTCCGCCGAGCCGCGATCGGCTGCGCGGCGCGTTCTGGACCAATCCCGAATCGTGGCGCGCGCCGGCCAAGATGGCCTAA
- a CDS encoding YdcF family protein: protein MGGGTDRRHGQLVPKSDSMPRIAAAARVYRQCRATGASCRVILSGGDPQHHGQAEADNYAPYVVAQGVAPADLTRENKSLNTYQNAQNVAAILGNAHDTALIVITSAYHMRRSVLAFEAFGYEPQPYVSDVRENRLTLLPRYRSLENSELALHELVGLARFHVWRWLHLY, encoded by the coding sequence ATGGGCGGGGGCACGGACCGGCGTCACGGCCAACTGGTCCCGAAAAGCGATTCGATGCCGCGCATCGCCGCGGCGGCGCGGGTGTATCGGCAATGCCGTGCCACCGGCGCTTCATGCCGCGTGATTTTGAGCGGCGGCGATCCCCAGCATCACGGACAGGCCGAAGCCGACAACTACGCGCCGTATGTCGTGGCGCAGGGCGTCGCACCGGCCGATCTCACGCGCGAGAACAAAAGCCTCAACACGTACCAGAACGCGCAGAACGTAGCCGCTATCTTAGGCAACGCCCATGACACTGCCTTGATCGTCATCACATCCGCGTATCACATGCGACGTTCGGTCCTGGCGTTCGAAGCGTTCGGCTACGAGCCGCAGCCCTACGTCTCGGACGTGCGTGAGAATCGGCTGACGTTGTTGCCGCGATACAGAAGCCTGGAGAACAGCGAACTCGCGCTGCACGAACTGGTCGGGCTCGCGCGTTTTCACGTCTGGCGCTGGCTGCATCTGTACTGA
- a CDS encoding gamma-glutamylcyclotransferase, with amino-acid sequence MQYVFVYGTLRAGEINDINRAAERSGIAAPQWIGTAHVRGRLFDFGSYPGLVLDEESGAPVKGDIYRIDDALVAVLDEIEEVYPGVEGLFRAHRLHVDVELDGEATHVDCLVYPVAASAVQGLPRIEGGDWVAHRAARG; translated from the coding sequence ATGCAATATGTTTTCGTGTACGGCACGCTGCGCGCGGGCGAGATCAACGACATCAATCGCGCGGCTGAGCGCAGCGGAATTGCGGCGCCGCAATGGATAGGCACGGCGCATGTGCGTGGACGACTTTTCGATTTCGGCTCGTATCCCGGCCTCGTCCTTGACGAGGAGAGCGGCGCACCGGTCAAAGGGGATATTTATCGCATCGACGATGCGCTCGTCGCCGTGCTGGACGAGATCGAGGAAGTGTATCCGGGCGTCGAGGGACTCTTTCGTGCGCACCGGCTGCATGTGGACGTCGAACTGGACGGCGAGGCTACGCATGTCGATTGCCTCGTCTATCCGGTAGCGGCGAGTGCGGTGCAGGGCTTGCCGCGCATCGAGGGCGGCGATTGGGTGGCGCATCGCGCAGCGCGCGGTTGA
- a CDS encoding helix-turn-helix domain-containing protein, with amino-acid sequence MPTFADPRPPFEQVEHLDIPVEHSPTLVHPIRVRSRPVPYGVRIALHTHPWAQVAYTSRGVLRVATADSTWMVPPSRAIWVPPNVTHEVLIVEDAYLRTLYVDASVVPAGLGACRVVEVSPLLREVIAALDEASITRERERLLGTLALDEIIRSQPLPLSVPMPNEKRLRALCDAVLADPSHSDLERWSSEAGASTRTIARLFRRELGVSFSQWRQQAVLARAIPLLSQGRPLSQVARELGYQSQSAFSAMFRRAFGESPRAFFARDASDERDQNDTHGV; translated from the coding sequence ATGCCCACGTTCGCCGATCCGCGCCCGCCTTTCGAGCAGGTCGAACACCTCGACATTCCCGTCGAGCACTCGCCGACGCTCGTCCATCCGATCCGCGTTCGCTCGCGCCCGGTGCCTTATGGCGTGCGGATCGCGCTGCATACGCATCCGTGGGCGCAAGTCGCCTACACGTCGCGGGGCGTGCTGCGCGTGGCAACCGCCGATTCGACGTGGATGGTGCCGCCCTCGCGCGCCATCTGGGTGCCGCCGAACGTCACGCACGAAGTGTTGATCGTGGAAGATGCGTATCTGCGCACGCTCTACGTCGACGCGAGCGTCGTGCCGGCCGGGCTCGGCGCGTGCCGCGTGGTGGAAGTGTCGCCCTTGTTGCGCGAGGTGATCGCGGCGCTGGACGAAGCGTCCATCACGCGTGAACGCGAGCGCCTGCTCGGCACGCTCGCACTGGACGAGATCATCCGCTCGCAGCCGCTGCCGCTCTCCGTGCCGATGCCGAACGAGAAGCGCCTGCGCGCGCTGTGCGACGCGGTGCTCGCGGACCCTTCGCACTCCGATCTCGAACGCTGGTCGTCGGAAGCCGGCGCGAGCACGCGCACCATCGCACGCCTGTTCAGACGCGAACTCGGCGTCAGCTTTTCGCAGTGGCGGCAGCAGGCGGTGCTGGCACGCGCCATTCCTTTGCTGAGTCAGGGCCGGCCGCTTTCACAGGTCGCGCGTGAGTTGGGGTATCAGAGCCAGAGCGCATTTTCGGCGATGTTTCGCCGTGCCTTCGGCGAGAGTCCACGCGCGTTCTTCGCCCGCGACGCCAGCGACGAGCGCGATCAGAA